One genomic window of Medicago truncatula cultivar Jemalong A17 chromosome 1, MtrunA17r5.0-ANR, whole genome shotgun sequence includes the following:
- the LOC11414841 gene encoding uncharacterized protein: MSTTTISSSPPFSLPIRHNSSSSRVSLFNPTISSPFPLQSFTLSTNKWRVLCFKHRNNPSESTDSEFKEDKLSQDSVKFKGDEPKDLKKKDWLTALHTIIHTVLSVEPWKVPWTAKTIVQVMLLWICSFWLVGSWIVPFLAYTAGIRKETLSYRGQALYSLLTDVAEGMVGIAILHRCLEKFKPLSSDWFKFELKGKWQFDVGLGCLMFPLINHLSQMNLNLWPVLQYAPVTVSSVEQSIVARDPVAMALYAVVVSVCAPIWEEIVFRGFLLPSLTRYMPVWSAVLVSSVAFAFAHFNIQRMLPLVFLGMVMGAVFVRSRNLLPSMLLHSLWNAFVFLDLMK, translated from the exons ATGTCCACCACCACTATTTCTTCTTCACCCCCCTTCTCTCTCCCTATCCGTCacaattcttcttcttctaggGTTTCACTTTTCAATCCAACTATCTCTTCTCCCTTTCCACTCCAATCATTCACCTTATCTACTAAC AAATGGAGAGTTTTGTGTTTTAAACATCGAAATAATCCATCAGAGAGTACTGACTCTGAGTTTAAAGAAGATAAATTATCACAAGATTCAGTCAAGTTTAAAGGTGACGAGCCGAAAGACTTGAAGAAAAAAGATTGGCTTACTGCTCTTCACACg ATTATACATACCGTTCTTAGTGTTGAACCCTGGAAAGTTCCTTGGACAGCAAAGACCATTGTTCAG GTTATGCTCCTTTGGATTTGCTCTTTTTGGTTGGTAGGTTCTTGGATAGTTCCGTTTTTAGCTTACACAGCAGGGATTAGAAAAGAAACACTTTCATACAGAGGCCAAGCATTGTACAGTCTCTTGACAGATGTTGCCGAAGGTATGGTTGGGATAGCAATACTTCATCGCTGTCTTGAAAAGTTTAAACCACTCTCGTCTGACTGGTTCAAATTTGAACTCAAAGGGAAGTGGCAGTTTGATGTCGGTTTGGGCTGCCTCATGTTCCCCCTCATCAATCATCTGTCCCAAATGAACCTAAATTTGTGGCCTGTTCTTCAATATGCTCCAGTTACGGTCTCGAGTGTAGAGCAATCCATTGTAGCACGAGACCCTGTGGCAATGGCCCTCTATGCTGTGGTAGTTTCAGTTTGTGCCCCGATATGGGAGGAGATTGTGTTTCGTGGTTTCCTTCTCCCATCTTTAACCAGGTACATGCCTGTGTGGAGTGCGGTATTAGTTAGCTCAGTAGCATTTGCCTTCGCACATTTTAACATTCAGAGGATGCTGCCACTTGTATTTCTTGGCATGGTGATGGGTGCTGTATTTGTACGGTCTAGGAACCTCTTACCATCAATGTTGTTGCATAGTTTGTGGAATGCTTTTGTATTTCTCGATCTCatgaaatga